In a genomic window of Amycolatopsis japonica:
- a CDS encoding glycerate kinase has translation MTRVVIAPDKFKGSLTAVEAAEAIAHGVRDALPEAEVSSCPVADGGEGTLDVLVAAGGRLVELPVRGPLDDTVDARYVTLDGTAYIESARACGIEFVEPSPEVALAAHTWGVGELLAHALDNGARRLVLTVGGTASTDGGAGMLAALGAGVFDAFGAPVGLGGGTLGRVALAELGPVRERLRSVEVAVATDVTNPLLGPRGAAAIFGPQKGAGPREVEQLDESLSRWAQALRNAGAPDVSDVPGAGAGGGVAAGAIAGLGASVESGFQLIAGLTGVAGAIEHADLVITGEGSLDAQSLDGKAPAGIAARAREHAVPLMVLAGRIQLDEGQLTGLGVVGSAALIDHAPSLDHARAHAAELLRERAGELVRAWART, from the coding sequence ATGACTCGTGTGGTCATCGCGCCCGACAAGTTCAAGGGAAGCTTGACCGCGGTCGAGGCCGCGGAGGCGATCGCCCACGGCGTCCGCGACGCGCTGCCCGAAGCCGAGGTCTCGTCCTGCCCGGTCGCCGACGGGGGCGAAGGAACGCTCGACGTCCTCGTCGCGGCGGGTGGCCGTCTCGTGGAACTCCCCGTCCGCGGGCCGCTCGACGACACCGTCGACGCCCGCTACGTGACCCTCGACGGCACGGCCTACATCGAATCGGCCCGCGCCTGCGGGATCGAGTTCGTCGAGCCGAGCCCGGAGGTGGCGCTCGCCGCGCACACCTGGGGCGTCGGGGAACTGCTCGCGCACGCGCTCGACAACGGCGCACGGCGGCTGGTGCTGACCGTCGGCGGGACGGCGAGCACCGACGGCGGCGCCGGGATGCTGGCTGCACTGGGTGCCGGGGTCTTCGACGCGTTCGGCGCGCCGGTCGGGCTCGGCGGCGGCACGCTGGGCCGGGTCGCGCTGGCCGAACTCGGCCCGGTGCGTGAACGGCTCCGCTCCGTCGAGGTCGCCGTCGCCACCGACGTCACGAACCCGCTGCTCGGCCCTCGTGGCGCGGCCGCGATCTTCGGCCCGCAGAAGGGCGCGGGCCCGCGCGAAGTCGAGCAACTGGACGAGTCCCTGTCCCGCTGGGCGCAGGCGTTGCGGAACGCCGGTGCGCCCGATGTCTCCGACGTTCCCGGAGCGGGCGCGGGCGGCGGGGTCGCGGCGGGCGCGATCGCGGGACTCGGCGCGAGCGTCGAATCCGGTTTCCAGCTCATCGCCGGGCTCACCGGAGTCGCCGGCGCCATCGAACACGCCGACCTCGTCATCACCGGCGAAGGCTCGCTGGACGCGCAGAGCCTCGACGGCAAGGCACCGGCGGGCATCGCGGCCCGCGCACGGGAACACGCGGTACCGCTGATGGTGCTGGCCGGACGGATCCAGCTGGACGAGGGCCAGCTCACCGGCCTCGGGGTCGTGGGCAGCGCCGCCCTGATCGACCACGCGCCTTCACTCGACCACGCGCGTGCGCACGCGGCGGAACTCCTGCGCGAGCGAGCCGGCGAGCTGGTCCGCGCCTGGGCCCGTACTTGA
- a CDS encoding acetoacetate decarboxylase family protein produces MTQETVTVDLGGRAVDVPKGGLYDRYHMDTDLDTVAADPRVSGVDFFRRLPKARVDSPIGPTLTPNFYYRIATARLTLTAPSRAIRRRLPEELAPLEVAPGLGLVSVMVFRYDVCDIDFYTEAAVGIAVRPARHGRLGFFDLVTGLKNEHLHSYVLSLPVSSDIAQVRGHDGYGFPKWVTRLDVDIDAERTEARVANDRGETDLALSVATPRQTTHKSGEQVSSLTSYTTIGDAWHATLSQTNVLSAGSATFPRGVGLRLGEGRLSDDLRSLNPRKPIRLDVMTEGQLALHMPVPTSVREQEARK; encoded by the coding sequence ATGACACAGGAAACGGTCACCGTCGATCTGGGTGGACGCGCGGTCGACGTCCCGAAAGGCGGCCTGTACGACCGCTACCACATGGACACCGATCTCGACACCGTCGCCGCCGACCCGCGCGTGAGCGGCGTCGACTTCTTCCGGCGCCTCCCCAAGGCGCGGGTCGACTCCCCGATCGGCCCGACGCTGACGCCCAACTTCTACTACCGGATCGCGACGGCCCGGCTGACGTTGACGGCGCCTTCCCGGGCGATCCGGCGCCGTCTCCCCGAAGAGCTCGCGCCGCTGGAGGTCGCGCCGGGCCTCGGCCTGGTGTCGGTGATGGTGTTCCGGTACGACGTCTGCGACATCGACTTCTACACCGAGGCAGCGGTGGGCATCGCGGTCCGGCCCGCCCGGCACGGACGGCTCGGCTTCTTCGATCTCGTGACCGGTCTCAAGAACGAACACCTTCACTCGTACGTGCTGTCCCTTCCGGTCAGCTCCGACATCGCCCAGGTCCGCGGCCACGACGGCTACGGATTCCCGAAATGGGTGACGCGCCTCGACGTCGACATCGACGCCGAACGCACCGAAGCGCGCGTCGCGAACGACCGCGGCGAAACCGATCTCGCCCTTTCGGTGGCGACGCCACGCCAAACCACGCACAAGTCCGGCGAGCAGGTTTCGAGCCTCACGTCGTACACCACCATCGGGGACGCGTGGCATGCGACGCTGAGCCAGACCAACGTCCTCTCGGCCGGAAGCGCGACGTTCCCGCGCGGCGTCGGCCTCCGGCTGGGTGAGGGACGCCTCTCCGATGACCTTCGCTCGCTCAACCCCCGCAAGCCGATCCGCCTCGACGTGATGACCGAAGGGCAGCTCGCGCTCCACATGCCGGTCCCCACCTCCGTCCGGGAACAGGAGGCCCGCAAATGA
- a CDS encoding L-rhamnose mutarotase, protein MALHTRLKPGKEAEYESVHAVIPPDLDEALRGAGVRSWRIWRDGLDLFHVVEVEDYAKMRAVLRDHPANIPWQARMSELLDVEDDYSGNDSGIGLVWELP, encoded by the coding sequence GTGGCACTCCACACCCGGCTGAAGCCGGGCAAGGAGGCCGAATACGAGTCGGTCCACGCCGTCATCCCGCCCGACCTGGACGAAGCCCTGCGCGGTGCGGGTGTGCGTTCGTGGCGGATCTGGCGGGACGGTCTCGACCTGTTCCACGTGGTCGAGGTCGAGGACTACGCGAAGATGCGTGCGGTCCTGCGCGATCATCCGGCCAACATTCCCTGGCAGGCGCGGATGTCCGAACTGCTCGACGTCGAAGACGACTACTCGGGCAACGATTCGGGTATCGGCCTCGTCTGGGAGCTTCCGTGA
- a CDS encoding 2-hydroxyacid dehydrogenase, translating into MTSTIAVTRWIPDEALKVLAEAGEVKLSRADRPLTPDELREFVRGSSAIVGMLHDRIDGEVADAAGPDLKVVANVAVGYDNIDVPALAGRGITVTNTPGVLTDATADLAFGLILAVTRRLGEGERLIRSRTPWSFHLGFLLGSSLQDKTLGIVGLGQIGQAVARRALGFGMRIVYSGRSRAAEDVEKTLGAKYVPFDELLRSSDVVSLHCPLTPETRHLVDADALKAMKPGAYLINTTRGPVVHEAALADALEAGEIAGAGLDVFEAEPEVEPRLLDRENVVLTPHLGSATVETRTAMAVLAAENVASVLTGGNPLTEVRP; encoded by the coding sequence GTGACCTCGACGATCGCGGTGACCCGGTGGATTCCCGACGAAGCGCTGAAAGTGCTCGCCGAGGCCGGGGAGGTGAAACTGTCGCGCGCCGACCGGCCGCTGACGCCGGACGAACTGCGTGAGTTCGTCCGCGGCTCGTCCGCGATCGTCGGCATGCTGCACGACCGGATCGACGGGGAGGTCGCCGACGCGGCGGGCCCGGACCTGAAGGTCGTGGCGAACGTGGCCGTCGGCTACGACAACATCGACGTCCCGGCACTGGCCGGCCGCGGCATCACCGTCACCAACACCCCCGGCGTGCTCACCGACGCCACCGCGGATCTGGCGTTCGGGCTGATCCTCGCGGTCACGCGACGGCTCGGCGAGGGCGAACGGCTGATCCGCTCCCGCACGCCCTGGTCGTTCCACTTGGGTTTCCTGCTCGGCTCCTCACTGCAGGACAAGACACTCGGGATCGTCGGGCTCGGACAGATCGGGCAGGCGGTCGCGCGGCGGGCGCTCGGTTTCGGCATGCGGATCGTCTACTCAGGACGATCGAGGGCCGCCGAAGACGTCGAGAAGACCTTGGGCGCGAAGTACGTGCCCTTCGACGAACTGCTGCGAAGCTCCGACGTCGTGTCTCTGCACTGTCCGCTGACGCCGGAGACCCGGCATCTCGTCGACGCGGACGCGCTGAAGGCGATGAAACCGGGCGCGTATCTGATCAACACCACGCGCGGTCCCGTCGTCCACGAGGCCGCGCTGGCCGACGCGCTCGAAGCCGGGGAAATCGCCGGTGCCGGCCTCGACGTGTTCGAAGCCGAACCCGAGGTCGAACCACGCCTGCTGGATCGCGAAAACGTCGTCTTGACGCCGCATCTCGGATCGGCGACGGTCGAGACCCGTACTGCCATGGCCGTGCTCGCGGCCGAGAACGTCGCGTCGGTGCTCACCGGCGGAAACCCGCTGACGGAGGTTCGTCCATGA
- a CDS encoding amidohydrolase family protein has product MIDAHHHLWDPSRRDYPWMTGTALEPIRRPYTVDDLRAVTKAAGVKGTVLVQTVSSEEETREFLSAAQDEPLITGVVGWTDLTAPDVAERVAAFSGPLVGIRHQVEDEPDPSWLTRPEVLRGLAALGEAGLTYDLLVKPPQLPAALAAAKALPDQVFVLDHAAKPPIASGEWQPWADGVAALGELDNVYCKLSGLVTEADWARWKVGQLARWSEHVLESFGASRLMFGSDWPVCELAAAYEVVVDTAFSLTGSLSDAERLDFFDGTARRAYRLT; this is encoded by the coding sequence GTGATCGACGCGCACCACCACCTTTGGGACCCGTCGCGGCGGGATTACCCGTGGATGACCGGCACGGCGCTGGAACCGATCCGGCGTCCGTACACAGTGGACGATCTCCGCGCGGTGACGAAGGCGGCGGGGGTGAAGGGGACCGTGCTGGTGCAGACGGTCTCGTCGGAGGAGGAGACGCGCGAATTCCTTTCCGCGGCGCAGGATGAACCGCTGATCACCGGCGTCGTCGGCTGGACCGACCTCACCGCTCCCGACGTCGCCGAGCGCGTGGCCGCGTTTTCCGGGCCGCTGGTGGGAATCCGGCACCAGGTCGAGGACGAGCCGGACCCGTCGTGGCTGACGCGGCCCGAGGTCCTGCGCGGTCTCGCGGCCCTCGGCGAGGCCGGGCTGACGTACGACCTCCTGGTGAAACCGCCGCAGCTTCCCGCGGCCCTCGCCGCCGCGAAAGCGTTGCCGGATCAGGTTTTCGTCCTCGACCACGCCGCGAAGCCGCCGATCGCCTCGGGCGAATGGCAGCCGTGGGCGGACGGTGTCGCGGCCTTGGGGGAGCTGGACAACGTGTACTGCAAGCTTTCGGGGCTGGTGACCGAGGCGGACTGGGCACGGTGGAAGGTCGGCCAGCTGGCGCGCTGGTCCGAGCACGTGCTGGAGTCGTTCGGGGCTTCGCGGCTGATGTTCGGCTCCGACTGGCCGGTCTGCGAACTGGCGGCCGCGTACGAGGTCGTCGTGGACACGGCGTTTTCGCTGACGGGTTCGCTGAGCGACGCCGAGCGGCTGGACTTCTTCGACGGGACGGCGCGGCGGGCTTATCGCCTTACGTGA
- a CDS encoding FadR/GntR family transcriptional regulator produces the protein MPVTDVAIDKIKDMIISGELAPGDRLPKEAELAQRLGLSRSSLREAVKALCLIRVLDVRQGDGTYVTSLEPNLLLDAMTFVVDFHRDDTVLDFLAVRRILEPAATALAALHMSDEDIAELGRLLDELADSPTVEALVANDLQFHRKIADGSGNPVLCSLLDSLSGPTARARIWRGLTQEGAVAKTREQHTAIYEAIAAREPELARSWATVHVAGVEQWLRNALGTADDPTTAAEAS, from the coding sequence ATGCCGGTCACCGATGTCGCGATCGACAAGATCAAGGACATGATCATCTCCGGCGAGCTTGCTCCGGGCGACAGGCTGCCGAAGGAGGCCGAACTGGCCCAGCGGCTCGGCCTGTCCCGCAGTTCGCTGCGCGAAGCGGTGAAGGCGCTGTGCCTGATCCGCGTGCTCGACGTCCGCCAGGGCGACGGGACGTACGTCACCAGCCTCGAACCGAATCTCCTGCTCGACGCGATGACGTTCGTGGTGGACTTCCACCGCGACGACACCGTGCTGGACTTCCTCGCCGTCCGCCGGATCCTCGAACCGGCGGCGACGGCGCTGGCCGCACTGCACATGAGCGACGAGGACATCGCGGAACTAGGCCGCCTGCTCGACGAGCTGGCCGATTCGCCGACGGTGGAGGCGCTGGTCGCGAACGACCTGCAGTTCCACCGCAAGATCGCCGACGGCTCCGGCAATCCGGTGCTGTGCTCGCTGCTGGACAGCCTGTCCGGCCCCACCGCGCGCGCCCGCATCTGGCGCGGGCTCACCCAGGAGGGCGCGGTCGCGAAGACCCGCGAGCAGCACACGGCGATCTACGAGGCCATCGCGGCCCGTGAGCCCGAGCTCGCGCGTTCGTGGGCCACCGTGCACGTGGCCGGGGTGGAGCAGTGGCTCCGCAACGCGCTCGGCACCGCCGACGACCCCACCACGGCCGCCGAAGCTTCCTGA
- a CDS encoding GtrA family protein, with protein MTTTRWAPGHRIIRRAPERHHELGNHAAWYVVAGVAATGLQAVLFLLLQPILGPQLANLVALAVTTVGNTEFHRRVTFATRKSHAGKRHFQDLVTFAFYAVYGSIVLASLDAVITEPTALEQTGALLAASVVGGIARFAVLRWWVFARRNA; from the coding sequence ATGACCACCACCAGGTGGGCGCCAGGGCACCGGATCATCCGGCGCGCGCCGGAGCGGCACCACGAACTCGGCAACCACGCCGCTTGGTACGTCGTCGCCGGCGTCGCCGCCACCGGCCTGCAGGCGGTGCTGTTCCTTCTCCTGCAGCCGATCCTCGGACCGCAATTGGCCAATCTGGTCGCGCTCGCGGTCACCACCGTCGGGAACACCGAGTTCCACCGCCGGGTCACCTTCGCCACCCGCAAGAGTCACGCGGGCAAGCGGCATTTCCAGGATCTGGTGACCTTCGCCTTCTACGCCGTGTACGGCTCGATCGTGCTCGCGTCCCTCGACGCGGTGATCACCGAGCCGACCGCACTGGAACAGACCGGCGCGCTGCTCGCGGCCAGTGTCGTGGGCGGCATCGCACGCTTCGCGGTTCTTCGCTGGTGGGTCTTCGCGCGGCGGAACGCCTAG
- a CDS encoding type 1 glutamine amidotransferase domain-containing protein: MTKRVLTVVTNVGHYDDPSHPTGLWLSELTHAFHVFAERGFEQTIVSPRGGRSPLEPRSLKFPNYDKTAKAWHADPDRMALLENTAAPDEIDSADFDAIYFTGGHAVMYDFPDSEGLQRITREIFERGGIVSSVCHGYCGLLNTRLSDGSYLVAGRKVTGFAWREEVLAKVDKLVPYNAEEEMKKRGAHYEKAKLPFVSYAVVDGNLVTGQNPGSAKETAKKVAELL, encoded by the coding sequence ATGACCAAACGCGTTCTGACCGTCGTCACCAACGTCGGCCACTACGACGATCCGTCCCACCCGACCGGGTTGTGGCTGTCCGAGCTCACCCATGCCTTCCACGTCTTCGCCGAGCGCGGTTTCGAGCAGACGATCGTCAGCCCGCGAGGCGGACGATCGCCGCTCGAACCCCGATCGCTGAAGTTCCCCAACTACGACAAGACCGCCAAGGCCTGGCACGCCGACCCGGACCGGATGGCGTTGCTGGAGAACACCGCCGCCCCGGACGAAATCGACTCGGCGGACTTCGACGCGATCTACTTCACCGGCGGCCACGCGGTCATGTACGACTTCCCCGACAGCGAAGGCCTGCAACGGATCACCCGCGAGATCTTCGAACGCGGCGGCATCGTTTCCTCCGTCTGCCACGGTTACTGCGGCCTGCTGAACACGAGGCTGTCCGACGGTTCATATCTCGTCGCGGGCCGCAAGGTCACCGGCTTCGCCTGGCGTGAGGAAGTCCTCGCGAAGGTGGACAAGCTCGTGCCCTACAACGCCGAAGAAGAGATGAAGAAACGCGGCGCGCACTACGAAAAGGCCAAGCTGCCCTTCGTCTCCTACGCGGTGGTCGACGGCAATCTGGTCACCGGCCAGAACCCTGGATCCGCGAAGGAGACGGCGAAGAAGGTGGCGGAGCTTCTGTGA
- a CDS encoding DUF202 domain-containing protein gives MSPADHGAQAERTGLAWRRTALAATACTLLLLHTAARRGWGTAVIPVAFAGAMVITLAAVGAIRERALRRPETPKPLNPILAVTTSALVVATAAALIAVR, from the coding sequence GTGAGCCCGGCCGATCACGGAGCGCAAGCGGAACGGACGGGGCTCGCCTGGCGCCGGACCGCGCTCGCGGCTACTGCCTGCACACTCCTGCTTTTGCACACCGCGGCCCGGCGAGGATGGGGCACGGCGGTCATCCCGGTCGCCTTCGCGGGGGCCATGGTGATCACCTTGGCCGCCGTCGGCGCGATCCGTGAACGAGCACTGCGCCGTCCGGAAACCCCGAAACCTCTTAACCCGATCCTTGCTGTCACAACGTCGGCACTCGTCGTAGCGACGGCGGCCGCACTGATCGCGGTGCGCTAA
- a CDS encoding ABC transporter permease: MTELMTDPKTSTLAAPPKRRKFRWLRELALVPALIVVLIIGGLISDTFLTFGSIVGILSASAALSMVVLGESLVLLTGKFDLSLESTMGMAPALGAMLVIPVASSGFGTEIPGFAGILAVLVAGAAVGFVNGFLIVKLKLNAFIVTLAMLTVLRGTQIGSTQGKTLFDQLDVFTALATTTFIGLPMSVWLAAALFTAFGLGLRYHRIGRSLYAIGGNSEAARAAGIRVDRISWGVFVVAGVLAALGGLAYTGYVGALGADQGDGLILQVFAAAVIGGVSLDGGKGTLVGALTGVLLLQTVTNLLQVAQVPPEWLKAIYGVIILVALIISRYAGGKAQT, translated from the coding sequence GTGACCGAACTGATGACCGATCCGAAGACTTCGACGCTCGCGGCCCCGCCGAAGCGCCGGAAGTTCCGCTGGCTGCGCGAACTCGCGCTCGTGCCGGCGCTCATCGTGGTGCTGATCATCGGAGGACTGATCAGCGACACGTTCCTGACCTTCGGCAGCATCGTCGGGATCCTGTCCGCCTCGGCCGCGCTGTCGATGGTGGTGCTGGGCGAATCGCTCGTACTGCTGACCGGGAAGTTCGACCTGTCACTGGAATCCACCATGGGCATGGCGCCCGCACTGGGCGCGATGCTGGTCATCCCGGTGGCTTCTTCGGGTTTCGGCACCGAGATCCCCGGTTTCGCGGGCATCCTCGCCGTGCTGGTGGCCGGTGCCGCGGTCGGCTTCGTGAACGGTTTCCTGATCGTCAAACTGAAGCTGAACGCCTTCATCGTCACGCTCGCGATGCTGACGGTGCTGCGCGGCACGCAGATCGGCTCCACCCAGGGGAAGACGCTCTTCGACCAGCTGGACGTGTTCACCGCGCTGGCCACGACGACGTTCATCGGGCTGCCGATGTCGGTGTGGCTGGCCGCGGCGCTGTTCACCGCGTTCGGGCTGGGCCTGCGGTATCACCGGATCGGACGGTCGCTTTACGCCATCGGCGGCAACTCCGAAGCCGCGCGGGCCGCCGGTATCCGCGTCGACCGGATCTCGTGGGGCGTCTTCGTCGTGGCCGGTGTGCTGGCCGCGCTGGGTGGGCTCGCGTACACCGGCTACGTCGGTGCGCTCGGCGCGGACCAGGGCGACGGATTGATCCTTCAGGTGTTCGCCGCTGCGGTGATCGGCGGTGTCTCACTGGACGGCGGGAAGGGCACCCTGGTCGGGGCGCTCACCGGTGTGCTGCTGCTGCAGACCGTCACCAACCTGCTGCAGGTGGCGCAGGTGCCGCCGGAATGGCTCAAGGCGATCTACGGCGTGATCATCCTGGTCGCGTTGATCATTTCCCGCTATGCCGGTGGGAAGGCCCAGACCTAG
- the shbA gene encoding RNA polymerase sigma factor ShbA has product MQATSSASRTVTPDAVPGYTTPEHLPRPGGRLTKEDLDPLVKDAGDGNPAAIQSLLRMIGPVVVRYCRARMGGRDLSYLSADDVAQEVCMAVLKALPGYQDRGGSFLYLVHAIAANKVADAYRAVSRDRSEPVPELPERPIGDNEPETHALHLDLGARLNRLLSTLPRVQQEILALRIAVGLSAAETAEALGISAGNVRVTQHRALARLRTMVKQDEF; this is encoded by the coding sequence ATGCAAGCAACTTCAAGCGCGTCCAGAACCGTCACCCCCGATGCGGTCCCCGGATACACGACTCCGGAGCACCTGCCTCGACCGGGCGGACGGCTGACGAAGGAGGACCTCGATCCCCTCGTCAAGGACGCGGGCGACGGGAATCCCGCCGCGATCCAGTCCCTGCTGCGGATGATCGGGCCCGTCGTGGTCCGGTACTGCCGCGCCAGAATGGGCGGCCGCGACCTGTCCTACCTGTCGGCGGACGACGTCGCGCAGGAAGTGTGCATGGCGGTGCTGAAAGCATTGCCCGGCTACCAGGATCGCGGCGGTTCGTTCCTCTACCTCGTGCACGCCATCGCCGCCAACAAGGTCGCCGACGCCTACCGCGCCGTCTCCCGCGACCGGTCGGAACCGGTACCGGAACTGCCGGAGCGGCCCATCGGCGACAACGAGCCCGAAACCCACGCCCTGCACCTGGACCTCGGTGCCCGCCTCAACCGCCTGCTCTCCACCCTCCCGCGGGTGCAGCAGGAGATCCTCGCCCTCCGGATCGCCGTCGGCCTGTCCGCCGCCGAGACCGCCGAGGCACTCGGGATCTCCGCCGGCAACGTGCGCGTGACACAGCACCGCGCACTGGCCCGCCTGCGGACGATGGTCAAGCAGGACGAGTTCTGA
- a CDS encoding TetR/AcrR family transcriptional regulator yields the protein MRASLLTTAMRMLEAGEQFSLRAVAREAGVSATAPYRHFADRDALESALAAQGLRDLKEDLAQGRELPASVEDLAELAVAYVDFALRRPALFRLMFGNACDTGSNERVQAAADIHELLRLAMTHVFSEPSDALASAGWALAHGLAYLFLDGKLQVESDDEIAEQVRAAFTAILAARAR from the coding sequence TTGAGAGCGTCACTGCTGACCACGGCGATGCGCATGCTCGAAGCCGGCGAACAGTTCTCCTTGCGCGCCGTCGCACGCGAAGCGGGCGTTTCGGCGACAGCGCCGTACCGGCACTTCGCCGACAGGGATGCCCTGGAGTCGGCATTGGCCGCGCAAGGCCTGCGCGACCTGAAAGAAGACCTCGCACAGGGGCGCGAACTCCCGGCCTCAGTAGAGGATCTCGCCGAACTCGCGGTCGCCTACGTCGACTTCGCCTTGCGTCGCCCGGCGTTGTTCCGCCTCATGTTCGGGAACGCCTGTGACACGGGGAGCAACGAACGCGTCCAGGCCGCGGCGGACATCCACGAACTCCTGCGACTGGCGATGACGCACGTGTTCTCCGAGCCTTCGGACGCCCTCGCCTCGGCGGGCTGGGCACTCGCCCACGGGCTCGCGTACCTGTTCCTGGACGGCAAACTCCAGGTGGAGTCGGACGACGAGATCGCCGAGCAGGTGCGCGCCGCGTTCACCGCGATCCTGGCGGCACGAGCACGCTAA
- a CDS encoding aldo/keto reductase, which produces MKIPLSPLGLGCAQLGNLYHAITDETAEATVRQAWDEGIRYFDTAPHYGLGLSERRLGAALSAYPRADFVVSTKVGRVLEPDPDGASRTDSQGFVVPAAYKRRWDFSRDGILRSLEDSLERLGLDRVDVVYVHDPDEHFEDTVDGAFPALLELREQGVVDAIGAGMNQAPMLAEFVRRFDLDVILLAGRYTLLDQPALDDLLPLCAERGVDVVAGGAFNAGILATATPGTMYDYAEAPTELVERAQRIAEVCARHGVELPQAALALPAAHPSVVSVVVGAHDPGQVRLNAERFRRPVPRELWTDLIRAGLLREDTVLREEGQS; this is translated from the coding sequence GTGAAGATTCCCCTGTCCCCGCTGGGGCTCGGCTGCGCGCAGCTGGGCAACCTCTACCACGCCATCACCGACGAAACGGCCGAAGCGACCGTCCGCCAGGCGTGGGACGAAGGCATCCGGTACTTCGACACCGCCCCGCACTACGGGCTCGGGCTGTCGGAACGACGGCTGGGCGCGGCACTTTCGGCGTATCCCCGCGCGGACTTCGTGGTGTCGACCAAGGTCGGCCGGGTACTGGAGCCCGATCCCGACGGCGCTTCGCGGACCGACTCGCAAGGTTTCGTCGTTCCCGCCGCGTACAAACGACGGTGGGACTTCAGCCGCGACGGGATCCTCCGGTCGCTTGAGGACAGTCTGGAGCGACTCGGGCTCGACCGCGTCGACGTCGTCTACGTGCACGACCCCGACGAGCACTTCGAGGACACCGTCGACGGAGCCTTCCCCGCGCTGCTCGAACTGCGCGAGCAGGGTGTCGTCGACGCCATCGGCGCCGGGATGAACCAGGCGCCGATGCTCGCGGAGTTCGTCCGCCGGTTCGATCTCGACGTGATCCTGCTGGCGGGCCGGTACACCCTGCTCGACCAGCCCGCCCTCGACGATCTCCTCCCGCTGTGCGCGGAACGCGGAGTGGACGTGGTGGCGGGCGGCGCGTTCAACGCCGGGATCCTCGCCACCGCGACGCCGGGCACGATGTACGACTACGCCGAGGCCCCCACCGAACTGGTCGAACGCGCCCAGCGGATCGCCGAGGTCTGCGCGCGGCACGGTGTCGAACTCCCGCAAGCCGCGCTGGCGCTGCCCGCCGCGCATCCGTCGGTGGTGTCCGTCGTCGTCGGCGCGCACGATCCGGGCCAGGTCCGGCTCAACGCCGAACGCTTCCGCCGCCCGGTGCCGCGCGAGTTGTGGACGGACCTGATCCGTGCGGGACTGTTGCGTGAGGACACCGTGCTGCGGGAGGAAGGACAGTCGTGA
- a CDS encoding YidH family protein has protein sequence MAEINGPHDGGSEPDYRFTLANERTFLAWLRTALGLLAGGVAVHQLVPDPNALSTVLAGLCVVLAAVLAASAYPRWRRVQTAMRAGQPLPKSGMLLLLTAGILVITLTAAALVVFS, from the coding sequence GTGGCAGAGATCAACGGCCCGCACGACGGCGGTTCGGAACCCGACTACCGCTTCACGCTCGCCAACGAACGGACCTTCCTCGCCTGGCTCCGGACGGCGCTGGGCCTGCTGGCCGGCGGTGTCGCCGTCCACCAACTGGTCCCCGACCCGAACGCGCTGAGCACCGTCCTGGCGGGGCTGTGCGTCGTACTGGCCGCCGTCCTCGCGGCGAGCGCCTATCCGCGCTGGCGTCGGGTGCAGACCGCGATGCGCGCGGGGCAGCCACTGCCGAAGAGCGGGATGCTGCTCCTGCTGACCGCCGGAATCCTCGTGATCACCCTGACCGCCGCGGCGCTGGTCGTCTTCTCGTGA